The Methanobrevibacter sp. V74 genome includes the window ACCAATGAAAAATACAATTGCTGCGATTCCACCAGCTACTGTGAATAAGAATGGCCCATGTACTTGCTGAAAAGTTACTATATCTTGTAAGAAAATGCTTCTTGAAGAAGTAATAGGTGCAAATAATGCCAAATATAGTGGAAATGAAGCATATGTAATCATTCTAAGTGATCTTCTTGCACTTATATCTTCAATAAAAGAACGATTTGCATTAGTGTGAGCTGCTCCTTTAATTTGATCTGGAAATGGCATATTAACTGACATTACAGATTTAGACAATGCTCCCATCAATACATAACATATTTCCTCTACCTTTAAAAATCCAACAATGGCCACTAAGCTTGAAAGTGCTGGGATTTTATAAGCTTCAGGAGTTAATGCGATTAAAACACATAAAACTACAATAAAACATATTATTGGCAGAGCTTTGTATAATCCTGGAACAGGAGATGAAACTTCAACATTCTCTTTAAACATGAATTTAATTGGAGCCATTATTCCTGGAGACGTTACAGGAGGCCCGATTCTTTGTTGGATTCTTGCATGAATATATTTTCTTTCAATTCCCGGAAGCAATGTTGATATTATAAAACAGACAAATACTGTAAGAGCTACTGCAAGAACCGAATTTATAATTGTATTTTCAAACATTGTCTACCTCCTAATTATTTCAATCGATCTATCGCTGCAAGTGAAACATGGATCACATTGCACGATACATAATTGTGCATCTGTAATTTGATCACCAATACAAGCATATTGCATTGCACCAATATTTGACATTGAAGGTGTTCTTATAATTGAATGCCTTACCCTTCCACTTTCTAGGGCATATGAATGATATAGAGTTCCTCTTGGAACTTCAATGTAACTTTGAATAATGTCGGTATCAAACATTTCCCAATCACGATTTACTACTTTACCTTCTGGAATGTTTGCAATAGCTTGCCTAATAATTTTAATTGACTCTACTGATTCCAATGCCCTCATAACCAAATTTGATTTAACGTCTCCATCAGGTTGAGTGACAACATTAAAGTCAAAATCTTCATATTCAAACATTGTTGTTCTCAAATCCCTTGCAACGCCAGTAGCTCTAAGAGTTGGTCCGGTAACCGCTAGTTCGATAGCTTGTTTTTGAGGAAGCACCCCCACACCAGTTATCCTTGATAAAACTATAGAATCTCCTAAAAATCTTTCGGTAAAAGAGTTAAGTGCCTCTTCTAATTTATCCATATCATTTTTAAGTCTTAATATTTTAGCCTCATCCAAATCACATCTCGGCCTTACTCCGCCAATAACTGAACATCCGTATTGTACACGATTTCCTCCAATCATTGCAAGCAATTCCATTACGATTTCTCTCATGTAGAATACTCTCATTGAAAATGTTTCATGAGACAACACTTCACAACCATGCGCCAAATACAAGAAATGTGAATGTAAACGTTCAAGTTCACCCATAATTACACGAATATGCTTAGCCCTATCTGTAATTTCAATGCCCAATCCCATTTCAGCAGTTCTGCATGAATTCCATATATGTGAATTGGAACAAATTCCACAAACCTTTTCAGTAAGAGCATTTGCCTTTTCAACTGGAAGGCCTTCCATAATCCTTTCTATTCCCCTATGATTAACACCAATAGTTATTTCAGCTTCTTGAATAATTTCATCTTCTACAAAAAACCTTACCCTATATGGTTCCAATGCAGCAGGGTGAACTGTACCCATTGGAATTTCTGTTTCAATAATATTGCTTGTCGGTACTTTTTTATCCATCTAATCCCCTCCTAGTCCGCATCTAATAATTTAGGTAAAAGTGATACAACTCCAGCTAAAACATCCTGAGGCCTTACAGCACACCCCGGAACTTTTGCATCAACAGGTATAATATTTTCGACTGGTCCTTCAATTTCTTCAGAAGGAATGTCGCTATAACAATTCTTATAAACACCACCCATTAAAGCGCAACTTCCAGCAGCCACCACCAATTTTGGATTAGGAATAGCTTCATAAATTGCCTCTAACGGTTTTCTATTTAAATGTGTAACCGGTCCTGTTACCACCAGCACATCAGCTTCACGAGGATTCCAAGTTAAAAACACTTTATATTGCTCAGCATCAAAACGAGGAGATAAAATTGTATTAACAATCTCAATATCGCAACCATTACATCCCCCTGTATAAACCAGCAGGACATGTATTGCTCTTGCTCTTGAAAATGATTTAATTCCCATTTAATCACCCTCCTCCCTATTTTTCAATACTGTTTTATCAGATAAGTATTGTGCAATAAATTTAAGTTTATCATCTGAAATTTTAAATGGATGATTTAATGCTTCTGTTATG containing:
- a CDS encoding NADH-quinone oxidoreductase subunit H; the protein is MFENTIINSVLAVALTVFVCFIISTLLPGIERKYIHARIQQRIGPPVTSPGIMAPIKFMFKENVEVSSPVPGLYKALPIICFIVVLCVLIALTPEAYKIPALSSLVAIVGFLKVEEICYVLMGALSKSVMSVNMPFPDQIKGAAHTNANRSFIEDISARRSLRMITYASFPLYLALFAPITSSRSIFLQDIVTFQQVHGPFLFTVAGGIAAIVFFIGYMIILNEYPFSIIKAKSDVIEGPYMEYAAKYRAVVVVTRGFFMFVLGAVFSVLFIGIPPTILSWGILINIAVALILVFMMGIFSAFAPVFTNRQLLPSILGATLLGILAIVIGLL
- a CDS encoding nickel-dependent hydrogenase large subunit; the encoded protein is MDKKVPTSNIIETEIPMGTVHPAALEPYRVRFFVEDEIIQEAEITIGVNHRGIERIMEGLPVEKANALTEKVCGICSNSHIWNSCRTAEMGLGIEITDRAKHIRVIMGELERLHSHFLYLAHGCEVLSHETFSMRVFYMREIVMELLAMIGGNRVQYGCSVIGGVRPRCDLDEAKILRLKNDMDKLEEALNSFTERFLGDSIVLSRITGVGVLPQKQAIELAVTGPTLRATGVARDLRTTMFEYEDFDFNVVTQPDGDVKSNLVMRALESVESIKIIRQAIANIPEGKVVNRDWEMFDTDIIQSYIEVPRGTLYHSYALESGRVRHSIIRTPSMSNIGAMQYACIGDQITDAQLCIVQCDPCFTCSDRSIEIIRR
- a CDS encoding NADH-quinone oxidoreductase subunit B family protein, which codes for MGIKSFSRARAIHVLLVYTGGCNGCDIEIVNTILSPRFDAEQYKVFLTWNPREADVLVVTGPVTHLNRKPLEAIYEAIPNPKLVVAAGSCALMGGVYKNCYSDIPSEEIEGPVENIIPVDAKVPGCAVRPQDVLAGVVSLLPKLLDAD